Proteins encoded in a region of the Ptychodera flava strain L36383 chromosome 4, AS_Pfla_20210202, whole genome shotgun sequence genome:
- the LOC139131284 gene encoding uncharacterized protein encodes MEVLRDGITVINRRRDKSSDLVRGKKGYHHGVHVFEVNWPTDERGSHPMIGVASVDTPLSIADFTYLLGRTSDSWGWNLATKELFHDGKIHGQYPTRNPDFEVPETFYIILNAEDGTLSFRTNFENLGVAFRGLPNQDKTHPLYVSASATFAFCRIRLKYKCSEGESDFTVAPLPTGHSYYKFNSENRGRFVVIEMRGRVAKKRSPNVDRDNSVVLTRQPLKFDEAFEVRLDSVHAQWTGNVEIGVTTNDPRKLAIPETMADCEVGETLLWSGDWLLVNGEAKDGVTMEEDLEDCTVGDRVGIVRRRDGCVQFLFNGRILESSIRFGKQSQDLYGVIDLYGKAGRVTIMESETAAARVTYDLTTSMREEFENNHPNAIMFRMRDIVDKIKCEQYTSLREELNDIASGILLPFYQSTDQNLRRFSVIT; translated from the exons ATGGAAGTTCTCAGAGACGGGATAACCGTGATAAATCGCCGGAGAGACAAATCTTCTGACCTTGTACGCGGGAAAAAGGGTTATCATCACGGGGTTCACGTGTTCGAAGTCAACTGGCCGACAGATGAGCGAGGCTCCCATCCTATGATCGGCGTTGCTTCGGTCGATACGCCTCTCAGTATTGCCGACTTCACGTACTTGTTGGGCAGAACATCTGATTCCTGGGGATGGAATCTGGCCACGAAAGAATTATTTCACGATGGGAAAATACACGGACAGTATCCTACGCGAAATCCTGATTTTGAAGTTCCGGAAACGTTTTACATCATTCTGAACGCCGAAGACGGAACGTTAAG CTTTAGGACGAATTTCGAAAATCTTGGAGTGGCTTTCAGAGGTCTGCCAAATCAAGACAAGACTCATCCGCTGTATGTCAGTGCTAGTGCCACCTTTGCGTTTTGCCGCATTCGATTGAAGTACAAATGCAGCGAAG GTGAGAGCGACTTTACTGTAGCGCCCCTACCGACAGGACACAGCTATTACAAGTTTAATTCTGAAAACCGCGGCAGATTCGTTGTCATCGAAATGCGTGGCCGGGTTGCGAAGAAAAGGAG TCCAAATGTAGATCGTGACAACAGCGTTGTGTTGACACGACAGCCTCTGAAATTTGACGAGGCGTTTGAAGTTCGATTGGACAGCGTACATGCGCAGTGGACCGGCAACGTGGAAATCGGTGTCACCACAAATGACCCACGGAAACTGGCGATCCCCGAGACGATGGCCGATTGCGAAGTAGGGGAAACTTTGCTGTGGTCTGGGGACTGGTTACTGGTGAATGGCGAAGCGAAGGATGGTGTCACCATGGAAGAAGATTTAGAAGACTGCACG GTGGGAGATAGAGTGGGAATTGTGAGAAGAAGAGATGGATGCGTACAGTTTTTATTTAACGGAAGAATCCTTGAAAGCTCTATTCGTTTCGGAAAACAATCGCAGGACCTGTATGGTGTCATTGACCTGTATGGCAAGGCTGGTAGAGTTACCATCATGG AGAGTGAAACCGCGGCAGCAAGGGTGACCTATGACCTTACAACGTCTATGAGAGAGGAATTTGAGAACAATCATCCAAATGCAATCATGTTTCGAATGAGAGATATTGTCGATAAAATAAAATGCGAACAATACACATCGCTTCGTGAGGAATTGAATGATATCGCGTCAGGCATCTTATTGCCGTTCTACCAGTCCACTGACCAAAATCTTCGCCGATTTTCGGTGATCACCTAG